The DNA sequence GCGGTGGCGAGGCCGCGGAAGACGAGGGTGAGGTCGCCCGCGGCCGCACCGGCGGGCTGGATGTGCGTGGCGATCTGCGAGGGCGCGTCCACCAGGTGCACCACCCGGGCGAGCGGGGTGCCCTCCTTGCCGCCGAACCAGCCGTAGCCGAGCCGGAAGTCGAGCGGCGCCCCGGCGACGATCACCAGGTCGGCCTGGCCGAACGCGGTCCCGCGGGCGCGGGTGACGAGCAGCTCGTGCCCGGACGGCAGGATGCCGCGGCCCTGGCCGTTGAGGATCACCGGCAGCCGGTACTCCTCGGCGAACTCGCGGGCGGCCTGCTCGGCGCGGTCCATCCACACGTCCGAGCCGAGCACGAGCACCGGCCGCTCGGCCTCGGCGAGCAGCCGGGCGATGTGGGCGAGCGCGTCGGAGTCGGGCTCCCGGGACCCGTCCGCCCCGGCGTCCTGGGGCGTGAGGGCCTCGGCCGGCGGCTCGGGGGCCTGCGCGAACAGGTGGTCCATGTAGAAGTCGAGGAAGACCGGGCCGCGGTGCGGGGCGAGCGCGGTCCGGAACGCGGTCGCCACGTCCTGCGCGACGCTCTCCGCCGAGGCCGCGGTGAACGACCGCTTGGTGATCGGCTCGAGCAGGGGCGGGTGGTCGAGCTCCTGGAGCGCTCCCGAGCCCCAGCGGGAGAGCGGTGCCCGGCCGCCCATCACGACCACGGGGGAGCCGTTGAAGTGGGCGGTGGCGACGCCGCTCACGCCGTTGGTCACGCCGGGGCCGGCGGTGAGCACGGCGAGCCCGGGCTTCCGGGTGAGCCGGGCCGTGGCCTCGGCCGCGAACACCGCGCTCTGCTCGTGGCGCACGTCGAGGATGCGCATGTTCTCGTGCACGGCGCCGTCGTACAGGGGGAACACGTGCCCGCCCGACAGGGTGAACATCACGTCGACGCCGAAGGCGCGGGAGACGGCGACGGCGACGTCTCCGGCGTGCTTAGCAGAGTCCATGCGCGAACGTTACCAGTGGGTCACTTTGGCTGAGAAGGACGGCGGTTATCAAAACGCGACCTGGACCGCTCAACCCGCGGGCCCATGCTGCATCTCACTAGACGCATGACCCAGGGGGGGTTCGAAAACCCGATTTCCATGCGTCAAAGGGGGACACGATGTCTGCTTTCGGGAGGGGTACCGCCAAAGCCGTCGCCGCGCTCGCCGGGGCCGTGACGCTCGCCGGCCTGGGGCTCGCACAGGCCGCCACCGCCCAGGCCGCGGCCGCGCCGCAGCAGGCCACGGCCGAGGCCACCGCCTTCCGCATCCCCAAGAACTTCCTGCTGCACGAGGCCGAGTTCCGCAAGGCCAAGAAGCCGAAGGAGACCAGCTTCAGCGACCGCCGTACCGAGACGCGGCAGATCGACCCGTGCGGCCGCAAGCGCACCGCGGACGGCAAGCGGGTCGCGGCGCGCACCATCAGCCTGCTGGACGAGACCGAGCTGTCCGCCGAGCAGCTGATCGTCTACAGCAGCAAGCGGGAGGCCAAGAAGGGCTTCGCCGCGCTGCGCGCGGACCTGGCCCGGTGCGCCAAGAGCGGCAAGGGCTTCGACCGCTACGAGTACGCGGCGAAGCCGGTGCGCATCGGCGACGAGGCGCTGCTCGTGGGCCTGCGCACGTTCGAGGACAGCTACGTGCACGCGGCCGTGCGCAAGGGGCGCGCGATCTTCATCTACGAGCGCAGCGGCGGCTGGAACACCAAGTTCCGGAGCAAGGACTTCGGCGCGGTCGAGCGCGACGCGCGCCGCATGGCCCGCAAGGTCTGCTCGCTGCCCGGCGTCTGCTGAGCCGTACGCCCCCGTGGCGGCACGGGGGCGTCAGGACAGCGGCCGCCGCAGCCGGGTGACGAACTTGTAGCGGTCGCCCCGGTACAGCGACTGGGCCCACTCCACCGGGTTGCCGTCGGCGTCGAACGCGTGCCGGGTGAGCAGCAGCATCGGCAGTCCCACGTCGACGCCGAGGATCTGCGCGTCGTACGGCGAGGCGAGCACGGTCTCGATGCTCTCCTCGGCGTCGGTGAGCCGCACGCCGTAGGCCGTGTGCAGCGTCTCGTACAGCGAGGAGTGGGCCTCCAGCTCGCGCCGGAGCCGGGGGAACCGGCGGGCGGACAGGTGCGTGGTGTCGATCGACATCGGTTCGCCGTTGGCGAGCCGGAGCCGGTGGATGCGCAGCACCCGCCCGCCGGGGTTGATGGCGAGCCGCCGGGCGAGCGTCTCGTCGGCGGAGATGTAGCTGATGTCGAGGATCTTGGTGTCCGGCTCCAGGCCGACGGTGCGCAGGTCGCCCGTGTAGGAGGTGAGCTGGAGCACCTGCGCCACCTTGGGCTGGGCCACGAACGTGCCCTTGCCCTGGATGCGCACGAGCCGTCCCTCGATCACCAGCTCGGCGAGCGCCTGGCGCACCGTGGTGCGCGAGGTGTTGAACCGTACGGCGAGCGTGCGCTCCGGGGGCAGCGCGCTGCCGGGCGGCAGCGACTTGGTGAGCTCCAGCAGACTCCGCTTCACGTCGTAGTATTTCGGGACCCGGGGGGAATCCTCGGCGGTCATCACCCCTCCCTCCGGGACCCGTCGGCGGAGTGCCTCGCGCCCTGCCCGACATGCCCGTTCACGACGAGGCCTCCTCCATCACCGTAACCGCGGCGCACACCGGTCACCGCGAGATCATCCGAACTCAACTTGTACCGTGCCGTCAAGCTCGGCAAGGTGACCGGGTTGGGCCGGGCGACGCCCGAGGCTCCGATCACCGTCCGTCGCGGCAGGTCAGGATGGTGGTTCAGAATAACCGGAACCCCGCTCGGGCATCTCCGGCAGGGTCGGTCGATTGGCTTTTCCCCGTCCTGAGCGCGCATGATGCTTACGTGCCGACTCTTAGTGACCTGGTGGCGCGGCACACCGCGCTCGACCCAGCGGACGTGGAGTGGATGCACTCGCTCGTCTCGGACTGGCAGCTGCTGGCCGACCTGTCGTTCGCCGATCTCATCCTGTGGATCCCGTTGCGGGACGAGTCCGCCTGG is a window from the Thermopolyspora flexuosa genome containing:
- a CDS encoding acetolactate synthase is translated as MDSAKHAGDVAVAVSRAFGVDVMFTLSGGHVFPLYDGAVHENMRILDVRHEQSAVFAAEATARLTRKPGLAVLTAGPGVTNGVSGVATAHFNGSPVVVMGGRAPLSRWGSGALQELDHPPLLEPITKRSFTAASAESVAQDVATAFRTALAPHRGPVFLDFYMDHLFAQAPEPPAEALTPQDAGADGSREPDSDALAHIARLLAEAERPVLVLGSDVWMDRAEQAAREFAEEYRLPVILNGQGRGILPSGHELLVTRARGTAFGQADLVIVAGAPLDFRLGYGWFGGKEGTPLARVVHLVDAPSQIATHIQPAGAAAGDLTLVFRGLATACAAAGVSPKRYAPWLTRLAEAAAAARAGDAELLASAADPIHPMRIYGELNKVLADDAVVIGDGGDFVSYAGKYVEPERPGCWLDPGPYGCLGTGLGYAIAARLARPSSQVVLLLGDGAAGFSLMDVDTLVRHDLPVVMICGNNGMWGLEKHPMQLLYGYDVAAELRQGTRYDQVVTALGGGGELVTSPDEIGPALRRAFDSGVPYLVNVVTDPAIAYPRNTTGV
- a CDS encoding GntR family transcriptional regulator; translation: MTAEDSPRVPKYYDVKRSLLELTKSLPPGSALPPERTLAVRFNTSRTTVRQALAELVIEGRLVRIQGKGTFVAQPKVAQVLQLTSYTGDLRTVGLEPDTKILDISYISADETLARRLAINPGGRVLRIHRLRLANGEPMSIDTTHLSARRFPRLRRELEAHSSLYETLHTAYGVRLTDAEESIETVLASPYDAQILGVDVGLPMLLLTRHAFDADGNPVEWAQSLYRGDRYKFVTRLRRPLS